From the Periophthalmus magnuspinnatus isolate fPerMag1 chromosome 1, fPerMag1.2.pri, whole genome shotgun sequence genome, one window contains:
- the LOC117376581 gene encoding uncharacterized protein LOC117376581 produces MIHVLLNTLPWLLGTFTSSESLMLKVKGHITADCGKPVTLHCEVSSPMSGLSIKHMEWSQSQFSYCSVDKDGHLAAQSSLGDFHCRYEKGNLSLHFDQWQAHQSESPFMCKVRSNQGIQHDYTLVETIERWEGVEATWGLDFPSCTFRQLCPAGDVDWFKDSQKITDLSLIVTEKRTEDSGTSTIYSYLKTPRRDRLYHCSLKSLRTGQYLTSAELPPQTDPSDTAPAHGPCWTSLGVLVGFVIEKYSH; encoded by the exons ATGATCCACGTACTACTGAACACACTGCCATGGCTTCTGGGCACTTTCACTTCCTCAG AGAGCTTGATgctgaaggtcaaaggtcatatcACTGCAGACTGTGGTAAACCAGTGACCTTACACTGCGAGGTATCTTCACCCATGAGCGGACTGTCCATAAAGCACATGGAGTGGTCCCAGTCTCAGTTCTCTTACTGTTCTGTGGACAAAGACGGCCATTTAGCCGCTCAGAGCTCGCTGGGGGACTTCCACTGTCGCTATGAAAAGGGGAACTTGTCTCTTCACTTTGACCAGTGGCAGGCGCACCAAAGCGAGAGCCCGTTTATGTGCAAAGTTCGCTCCAACCAAGGCATCCAACACGACTACACACTGGTGGAAACGATAG AGCGATGGGAAGGAGTCGAAGCCACGTGGGGCTTGGACTTCCCCTCTTGCACCTTCAGACAGCTGTGTCCTGCAGGAGACGTGGACTGGTTCAAAGACTCCCAAAAGATCACGGACCTCTCGCTAATCGTGACAGAAAAACGCACAGAGGACAGCGGGACGTCCACCATCTACAGTTACCTGAAGACGCCGAGGCGGGACAGGCTCTACCACTGCTCACTGAAGAGTCTGAGGACGGGCCAGTACTTGACCAGCGCTGAGCTTCCCCCCCAGACTGACCCGAGCGACACAGCGCCAGCACATGGACCATGCTGGACGTCTTTGGGGGTCTTAGTTGGATTTGTTATAGAAAAATATTCCCACTGA